The Nocardia sp. BMG111209 genome includes a window with the following:
- a CDS encoding LysR family transcriptional regulator, producing MGEFTVTGLRVVREAARTGSFSGAAERLGYTQSAVSRQVTLMEQAAGRPLFERWARGVRPTEAGRVVLRHADSVLDTLDTARGELRDLGSRSPALLRLGAFSTATAYLVPHAISVAVQRFPELRQRLREGTSPALLSALGRGRIDLAVISGRLELPEGVETSILLEDWLYVAVPRGHPLSGSVSVPPARLHSERWITGSEDPATTLLGTWTDPARRPTVAYVARDWVAKLGLVAAGLGVTVVPGLMVPALPHTVSVIRIDHPDATRPTFLAARTDSAALRHPMAESLRDAAAHLAHEIRGSLRDNHS from the coding sequence GCGGAGCGACTGGGCTATACCCAGTCCGCCGTATCGCGCCAGGTCACATTGATGGAACAGGCCGCCGGACGGCCACTGTTCGAGCGGTGGGCCCGCGGAGTGCGGCCCACCGAGGCCGGTCGGGTGGTGTTGCGCCACGCCGATTCGGTACTGGACACACTCGATACCGCCCGTGGGGAACTGCGCGACCTGGGCAGCAGGTCACCGGCCCTGCTGCGCTTGGGCGCATTCTCCACGGCCACAGCGTATCTCGTACCGCACGCGATATCCGTTGCCGTGCAGCGCTTTCCGGAATTACGGCAGCGACTACGGGAAGGAACGAGCCCGGCGCTGCTGAGCGCGCTGGGCCGCGGCCGCATCGATCTGGCAGTGATCTCCGGTCGACTGGAATTGCCGGAAGGGGTGGAAACGTCGATCCTGCTGGAGGATTGGCTCTACGTGGCCGTGCCGCGAGGACATCCGCTGAGTGGATCGGTGAGCGTGCCACCCGCTCGGCTGCACAGCGAGCGGTGGATCACCGGCAGCGAGGACCCCGCCACCACCCTGCTCGGGACATGGACCGATCCGGCGCGACGGCCCACCGTCGCCTACGTGGCTCGCGATTGGGTCGCCAAACTGGGCCTGGTCGCAGCGGGCCTGGGCGTCACCGTCGTCCCCGGACTGATGGTGCCCGCACTACCGCACACGGTGTCGGTGATCCGCATCGACCACCCCGACGCCACCCGGCCCACCTTCCTGGCTGCGCGCACCGATTCCGCCGCACTGCGGCATCCGATGGCCGAGTCACTCCGTGATGCGGCCGCCCACCTGGCCCACGAGATCCGAGGCTCCCTGCGCGACAACCATTCATGA
- a CDS encoding ESX secretion-associated protein EspG: MTTEWDWDPDDFAVLWNSDAHDRFPRPLSYTSRFPTTNQVAQHRTAVRARYDRDETDLIHLAFHTLDAADLRIEILGDSTTLGNGDPRQYRVLGARTTHHAVLLTQTATATVHGRIRCRLFTPAELPSRLARILPRHPAGTEQPETFHRADLTADTAPEDHRPDPRRRLRQRIRRADGGGVAALTTGPLYAEPTPSFTTQWLDIPGDGRYLQQLTRDHLTLRPAAIPDLTTLFTTWIDHTLKRQRAQERW, encoded by the coding sequence ATGACAACCGAATGGGATTGGGACCCGGATGATTTCGCGGTCCTCTGGAACAGCGACGCACACGACCGATTCCCCCGGCCATTGTCCTACACGAGCAGGTTCCCGACCACGAACCAGGTAGCCCAACACCGCACCGCAGTGCGCGCCCGCTACGACCGCGACGAAACCGACCTCATCCACCTGGCATTCCACACGCTGGACGCGGCCGACCTGCGCATCGAAATCCTCGGCGATTCCACAACTCTCGGAAACGGCGACCCACGTCAGTACCGAGTCCTGGGTGCCCGAACCACCCACCACGCGGTCCTGCTCACCCAGACCGCCACCGCCACCGTGCACGGTCGCATCCGTTGCCGTCTCTTCACCCCCGCCGAACTGCCGTCCCGTCTGGCCCGCATCCTGCCCCGCCACCCGGCCGGCACCGAACAACCGGAAACCTTCCACCGGGCCGACCTCACCGCAGACACCGCACCCGAAGACCATCGGCCGGATCCACGCCGCCGCCTACGCCAGCGAATCCGCCGAGCAGACGGCGGCGGTGTAGCCGCCCTGACCACCGGCCCCCTCTACGCGGAGCCGACCCCGTCGTTCACCACCCAATGGCTCGACATCCCCGGCGACGGCCGCTACCTGCAACAACTGACCCGCGACCACCTCACCCTCCGCCCGGCCGCCATCCCCGACCTCACCACCCTGTTCACCACGTGGATCGACCACACCCTGAAACGCCAACGCGCCCAAGAACGCTGGTAA